From Miscanthus floridulus cultivar M001 chromosome 15, ASM1932011v1, whole genome shotgun sequence, the proteins below share one genomic window:
- the LOC136507077 gene encoding uncharacterized protein produces MVRRFSSSSGRAGQRAWAGGAAGAGHLRGLRQANGVGLLRRHAPPPSSSGGRGPGARGVAVAAGRGAARGGNGRRGGARGAAGRAVAGRECGRAREVAVAVGARGGGGAHGAARWWAGEARGAAGHATTGGRWGSRARCDGAWGTGGAKQAAASTVLWAGWASGRFYWLGPLPRAQIQGPRQRFFIFF; encoded by the coding sequence ATGGTGCGgaggttctcctcctcctcggggcGGGCCGGCCAGCGGGCgtgggcgggcggcgcggccggggcggGGCACCTCCGTGGGTTGAGGCAAGCGAACGGGGTGGGGCTCCTCCGGCGGcatgctcctcctccctcctcctctggTGGCCGGGGGCCGGGGGCGCgtggggtggcggtggcggccgggCGTGGGGCGGCGCGGGGCGGCAACGGGCGGCGCGGTGGTGCGCGCGGGGCAGCCGGGCGCGCTGTGGCGGGCCGGGAGTGCGGCCGGGCGCgcgaggtggcggtggcggtcggtgcgcggggcggcggcggggcgcacGGGGCGGCACGGTGGTGGGCGGGCGAGGCGCGCGGGGCGGCCGGCCACGCTACGACGGGGGGCCGCTGGGGTAGCCGGGCGCGCTGCGACGGGGCGTGGGGCACCGGCGGGGCAAAGCAAGCGGCGGCGTCAACCGTTCTGTGGGCGGGGTGGGCCTCTGGCCGATTTTACTggttgggccctttgccgagggcccagatccagggccctcggcaaagattttttatatttttttaa